ATAAACCTCTTAAGGAATATGAAAGGGACAAAGCGATGATTGTTGATGATATACCCCCTATACCCAGAGAGTTGTGGAAGTGGGGTATTACGAATCGTTCTGGTAGACTTAGAACTTTTTCTGAAGATATTGTCAAATTGAATTTGATGCCTACTGAAAAAGCAACCATTACCGCTAAAGGCATCAAAATGAGAGGGAAGGAGATGTACTATACCTGTGATAGCGCTGAAAAGAGGCAATGGTTTGAAAAAGCTAGAAGTAATCTCCTTTCTAAGTCAGATAAATCACTGATTGTGTCTTACGATATCAGAAATCCAAACTTCATTTACCTTCCATCAAGTGATGGTAGAGATTTTGAAAAATGTTTTCTTATCGATTCAGAAGGGCGGTATGCTAATAAAAACTTTCATGATATTGAATATTTGCTTGCTTATGAAGAATTGGAAAGACAAAAAAGCCAAGGTAAACAACTACAAGAAAAGGTAGATTTGATAGCTGATATTGAAAGCATAGTAGATAGAGCAGAAAAAATGACCAATTCTGCTCAGGAGCCTAATTTAAGTAAGTCTAAAAAACTCTCTGGAATCAGATAAAATAGGGCGTTTGAAAAGGCTAAACGGCGAGAGAGCGAAGGATTTGAACTAGCAAATACAGAAAATCAGAACAGTTTTCAGGCTGTAGAGAGCAAACTCGAAACTTCTGAACAGCCAGAATCACTACAGCCAAATCATCTGGATCTTCTCAGGAAAAACCGACAGGAGCGTAAACGTGGACAGAAATGAAGGTGAATTAATTAGGATTCCCAATGGAGAATTAGCGATTGTTGCCAGATACATAGACCAAAAACTGCCAGAATATAACGCTAATCCATTAATTCAGGCACTACCTCCTATCCTTTCAGCAAAAGAATTTTTAAATAAAGTAACAAGAACGCCAGAGTTTCATGAACAAGAGAAGGAGCTAGAAGCTCATTATAGATTTCATTGCATCGAAAGGTTATCTAGGTATTTTGATCCCCAAAATAAAACTGTTGAATTACAGAAGGTAATTTGTGCCCTCATAATGAGTGGCTATCTGGCTCGGAATGTTCTAAAGCCTGAATATGCAAGTCGCTCTAGGCAAATTTATAATGCAATAAAAGACGGAGGAGGTAAAAACTTAGAAAACTACGTTAATCTTCCTACATCTGCTTCCGGTTTAACCTTGATTGGCCCATCAGGAATGGGGAAGTCTACAAATTTTCAAAATATTCTTAATCTTTACCCTCAAGTAATTCTTCACCCTGAGCATAGTGTCTACCAGATAGTTTGGTTGAAGGTTGATTGTCCTCATGCAGGTTCTTTGAAAGTTTTCTATAACGAAAGTCAAGGAATTATTGATATTGCCGTCAAACTTTATAAGATGGCTCAATGGAGAGCAATTTCAATAGGTGGGAAAGAAATTATTACTATTAACTTAATTCGACAAGCGGCTAAAGACGGACTATATTTAGTCAAGCCAATGCTAGATGCTATTAGGTCAGGGGACAAAGATTGGATGATTAAGTATAAGGATATTGCTCCTCTTGATACTACAGAATATCAAAATAAATGTCTCTCTAAGCTTGATTCTGACGATTTGAAAGAAATTCAGAGATTAGCTAGAAAGCAGCAGAATCAGCAGAAAGTATCGCCGAAGCTAAATTATGTAATTCTTGAGCTTTTGAAATTGGAAGTAGAAGCTGCTAGAGCAAAGGAATGTGCGGAACAAGTAATTGTTTATAATGATGAAAATGCAGATATTACATCTTTAGTCAATAAAGCATATACTCTTGCTTTGCAAGGAGGGCAATAAAATGGGAACCTTGTTAAGATAAGTAAAAAGAAAGCTAAGTTGAAGCCGATGTACGTAGAAAATGACATTCGACGCACTGTTGAAAATGCACAAAAAGAGAAAAAATCTGCACATGAAGCTTTAACATTGGCAGGTATAATCAAAGATCCAGTAGAAAATTTTATAAATATTTCGCTTCTTGATGCTTAGTTTCTTCCCAACTCTTTATCCAGATGAACTTTTGTATAGTGCTTTGGCTAGATACCACATTCGCAGTGGTAACAGAATTTTTAAGCAAACCGACTTAGAGCTATTCGGTTATAGTTCTCAACAAGTTTGCAAGGTCACTTTAACTAATCACTTAAATTATTTAGTTAAAAACTTGCCTTTACGTTCCCAGCAAACAGTCGGTAATTTACTGCAAAATCATACTTTATACCCTTTTTATGCAACTTTTTTAACACCACAAGAAGTTTGGTTATTAAAAGACTCAATGAGTAAAAAACTTAGTGGTTCTATTTTAGAGCTTGCTAAGGTGGCTAATGGTTCTAGTGGTGAGTCAAAAAAATTTTTAAAATTTTGTCCTGAATGTTTAGAACAAGATACACATCAATATGGTGAGCCTTACTGGCATAGAACACATCAAGTACCTGGCATATTAGTTTGTCCAACTCATGGTGTCTTTTTGTGCAATAGTTCTGTCACAATTGAATCGAAAGGCATACATTATTATGCTGCGAGCTTAGATAATTGTTTAACAGTTACTGGTTTAAAAAGTTTGACAAACCAGGCTTTAAAAACACTCTTCACACTGGCAAATGATATTAACTTGCTGATTCATGGTAATTTTGCCTTTAAAGGCTTGGCTTGGCTTCGCGCTCAGTACCAGCATTACTTAATCAGTAAAGGGCTATTGCAAATTTTTCCTGCTGGGAAGTTTAAATTTGACGAATATGGTTTTTCAAAGCTTATATTTGATTTTTATGGTCAAGAATCTTTAGAAGCTCTCAATCCAAAGTTAACCCAACATCAAGGTAAATATTTCTCCCATTGCTTGCTTGGATGTGACTTAAATCCAGCAATTGACCGGATCACCCATATCTTGATGATAAAATATTTAGCAAATTCTATAGAACTATTTTTCCTATAGCAAAAGTTCACATATACTTTTTAAATATATTTAATATAAAACAATAAAAAGTTACTAAAAATTATCATGTTTGCTTGTCGTTTTAAAGTAATCTCACATTAATCACTAAGGTAGCCTAAGTAATAATTTAGTTGCCTCAAATATCGTGTATCTGCTTAAAGATAGGGTGGGAAAGATGATTATTGATTGCAGGTTACCTACGCAGATTTCTCCAGAGTCACCTTTAAATCTAATAAAGCAAAGAAAGCTTTTAACGTCTGAGTTACCATACATAGATTTAATTTTTAACTTGGTTGGTGAGACAGTACCTGTCGACCACGGCTATGAGCTATTTTCTGCGATCGCCCACTTTGAACCTGAACTTCATAAGTTAAATACAGTTGGAATTCATACTATTGCAGGTATTCCCAAGGAAGGCGTAATTCAGCTAACTAAAAATTCTAGGCTTCGGATTCGGCTACCAGTAGATCAAGTGCGTTTGGTTTATCCGTTAGCAGGTAAGTCGCTGAAAATTGCCAGGCATACAATTCGCTTAGGAATTCCTGAAATTTATTTGCTTGAGCCTGCTGAGAGACTGCGATCGCGTATAGTGATTATCCAGGGTTATCAAGAACCGGAGTCGTTTTTAGCAGCAGCACAGCGTCAGTTAGAACAACTGGGTATCCAGGGGAAAGCCTTTATTACCAAAAATACTGATGGTAGCCCAAAACGTAGAAGTATCAAAATCAAGCGCTTTACTGTTGTGGGTTTTGGGTTAGAAATCATTAATCTCAACGATGAAGATTCGCTAACATTGCTAAGATATGGCATTGGGGGAAAACGTAAGATGGGCTGTGGCGTTTTTGTGCCTGTGAAGAGAAAGGGAAACGCAAGTTAAAGCTGGTTTTAACTACTACCCAATATAAGTTTGAGAGTATTTCCCAGAAATAAATAAGATGTCCGTAGTAGCTAGTGTTGTCAACCCCAAAATTCAGTTAAATTTGGGCGACCCAAGCATAACTTGGATGCATCGTGCTGGCATAGCAGGACTGTGGATGACGCTTAGGCAACTAGAAAAACTATACCCAATACCTGCGGAACGACCTGGTAATTTAACTTGGTTGCTGACTCCTCGCAGCATCAGTATTGAATGGCAAGGGCAGGATTTCGTAGTTTTAGACTGGCTGCTAAAGCAATCCTTTCAGATTAATAAAGAAGGTCTAATTTCGCTGACAGGCTTAAATACGCATTCAATCAATATTGAAACCCAAATTAATATTCACTTGGGAATAACAGGAACGTTTCTCCAACATAACCAGGTTTTTAAATTTGACGGCGGTAAATCCTGGTCATTAATAGTTGATGGTATAGAAATCGATGTCGAGTATAAAAAAGCAGTTTCCTATGCTCATCAACATTTTGCTAAACAACTCTGTGATAAACAAGGTCAATTATTAGGACAATTAATTGGTGTAGCAGGGTGGCTATATCCGGGATCTGTAGTTCGTCATGTCGCTTTTACAAAAGAAACTAGGTTTGAAGAGAAACCACAATTGGCTTTTGCTCTTTTATATGCTCTTGTTGCTTGCCACTATTTTGTTTTGCGATCGCATACCAAACCGGAACATACACAAT
This portion of the Nostoc sp. GT001 genome encodes:
- a CDS encoding AAA family ATPase; translated protein: MDRNEGELIRIPNGELAIVARYIDQKLPEYNANPLIQALPPILSAKEFLNKVTRTPEFHEQEKELEAHYRFHCIERLSRYFDPQNKTVELQKVICALIMSGYLARNVLKPEYASRSRQIYNAIKDGGGKNLENYVNLPTSASGLTLIGPSGMGKSTNFQNILNLYPQVILHPEHSVYQIVWLKVDCPHAGSLKVFYNESQGIIDIAVKLYKMAQWRAISIGGKEIITINLIRQAAKDGLYLVKPMLDAIRSGDKDWMIKYKDIAPLDTTEYQNKCLSKLDSDDLKEIQRLARKQQNQQKVSPKLNYVILELLKLEVEAARAKECAEQVIVYNDENADITSLVNKAYTLALQGGQ
- a CDS encoding TnsD family Tn7-like transposition protein → MLSFFPTLYPDELLYSALARYHIRSGNRIFKQTDLELFGYSSQQVCKVTLTNHLNYLVKNLPLRSQQTVGNLLQNHTLYPFYATFLTPQEVWLLKDSMSKKLSGSILELAKVANGSSGESKKFLKFCPECLEQDTHQYGEPYWHRTHQVPGILVCPTHGVFLCNSSVTIESKGIHYYAASLDNCLTVTGLKSLTNQALKTLFTLANDINLLIHGNFAFKGLAWLRAQYQHYLISKGLLQIFPAGKFKFDEYGFSKLIFDFYGQESLEALNPKLTQHQGKYFSHCLLGCDLNPAIDRITHILMIKYLANSIELFFL
- the cas6 gene encoding type I-MYXAN CRISPR-associated protein Cas6/Cmx6, giving the protein MIIDCRLPTQISPESPLNLIKQRKLLTSELPYIDLIFNLVGETVPVDHGYELFSAIAHFEPELHKLNTVGIHTIAGIPKEGVIQLTKNSRLRIRLPVDQVRLVYPLAGKSLKIARHTIRLGIPEIYLLEPAERLRSRIVIIQGYQEPESFLAAAQRQLEQLGIQGKAFITKNTDGSPKRRSIKIKRFTVVGFGLEIINLNDEDSLTLLRYGIGGKRKMGCGVFVPVKRKGNAS
- the cas8a1 gene encoding type I-MYXAN CRISPR-associated Cas8a1/Cmx1 codes for the protein MSVVASVVNPKIQLNLGDPSITWMHRAGIAGLWMTLRQLEKLYPIPAERPGNLTWLLTPRSISIEWQGQDFVVLDWLLKQSFQINKEGLISLTGLNTHSINIETQINIHLGITGTFLQHNQVFKFDGGKSWSLIVDGIEIDVEYKKAVSYAHQHFAKQLCDKQGQLLGQLIGVAGWLYPGSVVRHVAFTKETRFEEKPQLAFALLYALVACHYFVLRSHTKPEHTQYALVIPEVVDLEIYAQEYWNLRNLDYKDFNVSSLGDAALRYLTYETIIELAIPDQVKRCQVILFGTVVWSKQQKTRIEIAVVEATEIIDFIYKLSRIYFPEYQIIQYKNKNFIISNIGPLNFANLVPPNDRCL